The Sphingobacterium lactis sequence AAGTTGTTAAGGATGTATCCTATGGTACAGGACAAGCAGCGATCACTGCATTGAAGAAGTCCAAGAAATGGCAACCGGCCGTACAGAACGGTCGTCCAGTTCCGGTTCGTTATTCATTGCCTATCCGCTTAGACTTGTCGAATATGTAATCCCTATGTCGGAACAACCAACAAGAAATAATTTTAGACAGAAATCGCCCACACAGCGATTTCTGTCCATTTTAGGGCTGGCCATGTTCGCTTTTTATTTTACCCTTGGGATGGTGATCATTTTCTGGGACAATTTCCCCATCACCATTGACCCAACCTATAAAAAGCTATTCGGCATTCTCCTAATCGTCTATTCCTTTATGCGTTTTGCCCGCTTATGGCAAAATAATTTCAGGAACAATTAATCCTATTTGTTTTATTACAATCAAAGTTAGTATGAAGGTTAAGTTCTTTGAATATCTCATCCTAATTGCGATCCTAGCTTTTGTGGCATCGTGTGCCCGTGGACCGGAGCGTTCCGGCGATGGACAAGACACGACGGCAAATGCAGGGAGAGGTGGACAACTGTTAACCGGTGAAGCGACGATTATCGTCGATGAGGCGGCATTGCCCATCGTGAATGAACAAATTGAGGTCTACAAGACTTCCTATGAAGGGTCGAACATTAACGTGTTGGCACTTCCGGAACGCGAAGCCATCAATGCGTTGATTCAAGGAAAAGGCTCCATTGCAATTTTGGCAAGAGAATTGAGTACTGAAGAGAGTGCAGGGTTCAATAAGCGTAAAATAAAACCTCGTGTTTTCCCGATTTACCATGATGGTGTGGTTTTTGTAAATAATATCACAGCGCCAGATACTGCAATCGATGTTAAAACGTTAACATCTGTGTTAAAAGGTGAATCTGATGCGTATACCCTGGTCTTTGACAACCTGAATTCCAGTACGGTTCGCCGGGTGAAGGAATTGACAAAGGTAGCGCGTATTTCAGGGCGTTCGGTAAAACCGCAGAAGACCTCCAAAGAGGTGTTCGAACAATTGCTATCGGACCCTAAAAGCATAGGTGTAGTATCCTATGGGCAGTATTTAGAATACCGGAGGTTGTTTGGAGAAGAAAATAAAATTCGTATCTTAAGCCTTCAAAGTTTGAAAGATGGTAAGGAACTTGGATATTTCAAGCCATCGCAGTCAACTTTTGCCACAGACGAGTACCCATTGGAGACAAATTTTTATGTGTTGAACTATCAACCGAATATGGGCTTAGGAATTGGTTTTTCAGCATTTCTAACTGGGGATCGTGGGCAGCGAATCGTTCTTAAATCAGGGTTGTTGCCCGCAACAATGCCTGGTCGGGAAATTATCATTAGAGACGGAAACGTAAATTAGTTTATAACAAAGAGTAAATAAGAGATTATGACAAACAGCAAATTATTTTTAAGCCTTTTACTTGCAGGTGCTGTTGCCACAGGTACAGCAGAAGCTCAGAGTTTGAAAGATGCAAAAGCTGCATTGCAAGCTGAGCAATACGACAAAGCAAAAGGCAT is a genomic window containing:
- a CDS encoding PstS family phosphate ABC transporter substrate-binding protein, with amino-acid sequence MKVKFFEYLILIAILAFVASCARGPERSGDGQDTTANAGRGGQLLTGEATIIVDEAALPIVNEQIEVYKTSYEGSNINVLALPEREAINALIQGKGSIAILARELSTEESAGFNKRKIKPRVFPIYHDGVVFVNNITAPDTAIDVKTLTSVLKGESDAYTLVFDNLNSSTVRRVKELTKVARISGRSVKPQKTSKEVFEQLLSDPKSIGVVSYGQYLEYRRLFGEENKIRILSLQSLKDGKELGYFKPSQSTFATDEYPLETNFYVLNYQPNMGLGIGFSAFLTGDRGQRIVLKSGLLPATMPGREIIIRDGNVN